The following are from one region of the Mauremys reevesii isolate NIE-2019 linkage group 2, ASM1616193v1, whole genome shotgun sequence genome:
- the PRR15 gene encoding proline-rich protein 15, which produces MADSTAATGSWWKALTSSKKKTKEGPVAGAPPPPAEPALPPAPPGPDSRENQQPNFSSSEPKFGEKPGGGGGGSSRRNLKISRSGRFKEKRKVRAPLLAESPKLFEGSAPSHASEERQ; this is translated from the coding sequence ATGGCTGACAGCACCGCGGCCACGGGCTCCTGGTGGAAAGCGCTGACCAGCAGCAAGAAAAAAACCAAAGAGGGGCCGGTGGCCGGagcgcccccgcccccggctgaGCCCGCCCTGCCGCCGGCGCCCCCCGGCCCGGACTCTCGGGAGAACCAGCAGCCCAACTTCAGCAGCAGCGAGCCCAAGTTCGGCGAGAagcccggcggcggcggcggcggcagcagccgCAGGAACCTGAAGATCTCCCGCTCCGGCCGCTTCAAGGAGAAGCGCAAGGTGCGAGCCCCTCTGCTGGCCGAGAGCCCCAAGCTGTTCGAGGGCAGCGCGCCCAGCCACGCCAGCGAGGAGAGGCAATAG